Genomic window (Neurospora crassa OR74A linkage group VI, whole genome shotgun sequence):
AAGCTCAAAGACTCCTCTTTCAAGTCTCTCACCGCCCCTCCTCGCGACTACAGCGTCGCTGTTGTCCTGACAGCTCTCGATCCTCGCTACGGCTGCCAGCTCTGCCGCGAATTCCAGCCTGAGTGGGAGCTGCTCTCCAAGAGCTGGGTCAAGGGCGACAAGTCTGGCGAGTCTCGTGTTATCTTTGGTTCTTTGGATTTCAGTGAAGGCAGAGAGACCTTTATGGGTGTATGTGTTCAGGTCCACTCTCGATTGGGTTTCTGGTAACAGACAAAGAAGCTAACGACTTGTAATAGTTCGGCCTCCAAACTGCtcccgtcctcttcttcttccctcccaCTATCGGTCCCCATGCTGCTGCTAGCCCCGAGCCCATCCGCTATGACTTCACCAATGGACCCGTTCCCGCCGAAGTAGTGCACTCTTGGCTTGTTCGCCACCTTGATGGCCGCCCTCATCCTCCCGTCAAGCGCCCTGTCGACTACATCAAGTGGGCTGTGAGCTTCACCATGATTACTGGTAGCTTGACTGGTGTCTACGTCGCCTGGCCTTACGTCGTGCCCGTGATCCAGAATCGCAATGTCTGGGCCGCCTTCACTCTGATTGCTATTCTGCTATTCACCAGTGGCCACATGTACAACCAGATTCGCAAGGTCCCCTATGTCGCCAACAACCCGCGCGGTGGTGTGAGCTACTTCGCTGCTGGCTTTCAGAACCAATACGGCTTGGAGACACAGATTATTGCTGCTTTGTGTAAGTTCTTGTGAGCTTTTCTGTGCGTCTGCCTCTTCGGAATCGCTGACTTTGGATGATCTATTAGACGGTATCCTCTCCTTTGCGGTCATCTCCTTGGCCGTCAAGGTGCCCAGGATTGCCGACCCCAAGTCCCAGACTATCGCAGTCTGGGCGTGGAGCGGCGTTCTCTTGGTTGTGTACAGCTTCCTTCTGAGCATCTTCCGTCTCAAGAACGCTGGCTACCCATTCTACTTGCCACCATTTATGTAAGGCAGCAGCGAGTGACAAGGCAATATCAACGAGCCATCCTGCCAAGATCTTTATCGCCAGGCTTGCACACCAAATTTTTGAAAGCCAAGTACACATTTTTAAGCGGGTTTTGTTTAAACCGTCGTTGTTAGTCGTGAAATAGAGCTATTGCTTCTGAGAGAAATAGGAAAACAAAAGGAATATAGCTACTCAAGTCAATCAAGGGCTTCACAAAAGCATTGACGCTGTTTCTGAAGATTTCACAAAGCCCCTGTCAGAACCTGTGTCTGGTAGTGGATTGAGACATGCAACTGGCGGCAATATCTTGTTCGTTCTCTGGCCCGTTGTCTTTACATCTGACAATACAATTAAGAGCCAAGTCTCGCTACGTGCCTGGAACTCAGCTCCCCCTTAACAGTCATCACGTAGTGCTTCAAGCAGGGGAAAAGTTGGGATGTGACAAAACTAAACAATGTGCTGATCCGTCCAGTTCTTTTAGCCGAACCGGAGCGGGAGGAAGAGAGCAAGTATTATACTTTGGACGCAACGTACCCCAGCTT
Coding sequences:
- a CDS encoding oligosaccharyl transferase subunit, yielding MRWLPAFLSASLFAAGSFAARKSSEERFAEFHAKQTSHAPIKLKDSSFKSLTAPPRDYSVAVVLTALDPRYGCQLCREFQPEWELLSKSWVKGDKSGESRVIFGSLDFSEGRETFMGFGLQTAPVLFFFPPTIGPHAAASPEPIRYDFTNGPVPAEVVHSWLVRHLDGRPHPPVKRPVDYIKWAVSFTMITGSLTGVYVAWPYVVPVIQNRNVWAAFTLIAILLFTSGHMYNQIRKVPYVANNPRGGVSYFAAGFQNQYGLETQIIAALYGILSFAVISLAVKVPRIADPKSQTIAVWAWSGVLLVVYSFLLSIFRLKNAGYPFYLPPFM